One Phycisphaerae bacterium RAS2 DNA window includes the following coding sequences:
- a CDS encoding IPT/TIG domain protein, whose protein sequence is MNRSRIRIVAVALLVAAVSVTAGMTGDGCNISLDNSLKLSPVSGPTSGGTELTVIGQNFAPDTAVLFGDTAAPTVNFLNSGLLTVITPAHAAGVVDVKFRQNGVITVILPQAFTFIEPQVGLPPMTFTSIAPNTGATIGGTRVTILGANFEPGMVVLFGGFLGTNVAVVNSSVISVDAPAQGPGLVNVVLIRPDGNTLTLADAFAFQQSPVRVPGGPRVVSAISTSNTTVRVTFNESVDASAADPSNYSIVQLNVQPEAGVLIVTDAIPSADGTSVSLTTLPQNELTYLLTVTNIKDVDGNPLAPPDILVNPTQTTFAGTPPIDGGPDTDGDGLSDNEEQRGWVVFVRLTNGQVVSRDVTSDPTRADTDNDGLTDGEEKAIGIDPRSKDTDGDQVQDEPEWNDWYSDPTDQDSDQDGLSDSLDLYFKTSPILADTDGDQISDSDEITASNRNPRISDLPKPRISIGNIALNLDVRFSYTDAMGNSQTVTESQGSTLTKGNETTLSTSDEDSTKASIEISNELEVSVDIPKGGGFKNTFGLKAGFEQGHTTTVSEESKQSSEQAFEQSLSTSATVDVSRSVTREVVDASVLVDVTIQNVSTIAFTIDNLEVTALQQNPQNRKQFLPVASLRPQNPNLGPINLGPLGLVSERGPFVFQAVQVFPQQVQDLLKNPRGLILKLANFDITDELGRNFAFTSQTVFDRTAGISIDYGDGVVESFRVATHSTFDADGRSNGITMAYALQDILKLKFGNVIRDGGNLLTNTTASGDDVQVKAPGSAATIDQVLITAGPNGVLDTVPAGDDYVGGTGYEVTQVLRDVDGVMTPVDILTRVKNTKSGFLDDPLTPPGGSLVDLAIDETRTFWVVFSNGALEENAPNFNDIVLRANDQFAFAFVQDKDSDQVYAQEEFMYGSSDKNPNTDGCPDDDVSTPAYDGTCPGPGVGGGLVPFDLLTDYQEIKEGWLVTVEGQPSRKVYSDPVQPDSDGDKLFDHEERDCQLDPRQRDTDEDGLSDYEELAGYNINEQSGLLVFNVPLYAGLAILDGGNGIPETTAGGDDVYMGGATGFTKGDIVILPGANLALDSTPTVGGDDFVAAAHPVVTGCIVTSAGLSVEGYATDPLNRDTDGDGIFDGAERKLKINPNNPADGAQYRDADGDGVADFFEVNGFETVVNGSTVTYTSDPFDPDSDDDRLPDLLEHLLGSNPMNADTDGDGLPDFDEFDGPDTCVTTAVPCGDFGAGWGEFMTLCADADNCTFTLQVLTDFGSQRYGTNPKAADTDGDGLNDNFEVIPYTIMVEGAPVMVMSDVFSPNTDTDNWNDKTEYDNGTNPTLNDTDSDGLRDDLEGAVCAGSECRSPNYADQKITMGYTQISISGDCDEDTDTSACGRYGEFSYDLRVKGPGSTTFDVLLDVAAHEAASSSPDCNCDSVADGCFDNQCSGRIYRVNGGVTLNVTGGFTLSYIGRYGEVVEFAGRIRELEGCDQDGVLRYRPDVCQGDCGFMGGVSNTTTASERQFTVPVTTQALSWARDVNDDCGTLQDVDWSVSATLAGE, encoded by the coding sequence ATGAATCGGTCGCGTATTCGAATCGTAGCGGTTGCGCTGCTTGTCGCCGCTGTCTCCGTCACCGCAGGCATGACCGGTGACGGCTGCAACATCTCGCTCGACAACTCGCTCAAGCTTTCTCCCGTCAGCGGGCCCACCTCCGGCGGCACCGAACTGACCGTCATCGGTCAAAACTTCGCGCCCGATACCGCCGTCCTCTTCGGCGATACCGCCGCGCCCACCGTGAACTTCCTCAACTCCGGCCTTCTCACCGTTATTACTCCGGCCCACGCCGCCGGAGTCGTTGACGTCAAGTTTCGACAGAACGGCGTCATCACCGTCATCCTCCCCCAGGCTTTCACTTTCATCGAACCACAGGTCGGCCTCCCCCCCATGACTTTTACCAGCATCGCACCCAACACCGGGGCGACGATCGGCGGCACCCGCGTCACGATCCTTGGCGCCAACTTCGAACCCGGCATGGTCGTCCTCTTCGGCGGATTCCTCGGCACCAACGTCGCCGTCGTCAACTCAAGCGTCATCTCCGTCGATGCACCTGCTCAAGGCCCCGGCCTCGTCAACGTCGTGCTCATCCGCCCAGACGGCAACACCCTTACGCTCGCCGACGCTTTCGCATTCCAGCAATCTCCCGTCCGCGTACCCGGCGGCCCGCGCGTCGTCTCCGCTATCTCCACCAGCAACACCACCGTGCGCGTCACCTTCAATGAATCCGTTGACGCCAGCGCCGCAGACCCGTCGAACTACAGCATCGTTCAACTCAACGTCCAACCCGAAGCCGGCGTCCTCATCGTCACCGACGCCATTCCATCGGCCGACGGGACTTCCGTGAGTCTCACCACCCTCCCACAGAACGAACTCACCTATCTCCTTACTGTCACCAACATCAAGGACGTGGACGGCAACCCGCTCGCCCCGCCTGACATTCTCGTCAATCCCACCCAAACCACCTTCGCCGGCACCCCGCCCATCGACGGCGGACCCGACACCGACGGCGACGGCCTCTCCGACAACGAAGAACAACGCGGCTGGGTTGTCTTCGTCCGGCTCACCAACGGCCAGGTCGTGTCACGCGATGTCACCAGCGACCCCACACGGGCGGACACCGACAACGACGGCCTCACCGACGGCGAGGAGAAGGCCATCGGCATCGACCCGCGCAGCAAGGACACCGACGGCGACCAGGTACAGGACGAGCCCGAATGGAACGACTGGTACAGCGATCCCACCGATCAGGACAGCGATCAGGACGGCCTCTCGGACTCGCTCGATTTGTATTTCAAGACGTCGCCGATTCTCGCGGACACCGACGGCGATCAAATCTCCGACTCCGACGAAATCACCGCCTCGAACCGAAACCCGCGCATCAGCGACCTCCCCAAACCGCGCATCTCGATCGGCAACATCGCCCTGAACCTCGACGTGCGGTTCAGCTACACCGATGCGATGGGCAATTCGCAGACCGTGACGGAGAGCCAGGGAAGCACGCTGACCAAGGGCAACGAAACAACGCTTTCCACGAGCGACGAAGACAGCACCAAGGCCTCCATCGAAATCAGCAACGAACTGGAAGTCTCGGTGGACATCCCCAAAGGCGGCGGATTCAAGAACACGTTCGGTCTCAAGGCCGGCTTCGAACAGGGCCACACGACGACCGTGAGCGAAGAATCGAAGCAGTCCAGCGAGCAGGCCTTCGAGCAGTCGTTGAGCACCAGCGCCACCGTGGATGTCTCGCGGAGCGTGACGCGCGAAGTGGTCGACGCGTCGGTGCTCGTGGATGTGACCATTCAAAACGTCTCCACGATCGCGTTCACGATCGACAATCTCGAAGTGACGGCGCTGCAGCAGAACCCGCAGAACCGCAAGCAGTTCCTCCCTGTGGCGTCGCTGCGCCCGCAGAATCCGAACCTTGGCCCGATCAACCTCGGACCGCTCGGCCTCGTCTCCGAGCGCGGACCTTTCGTCTTCCAGGCGGTGCAGGTCTTCCCGCAGCAGGTGCAGGACCTCCTGAAGAACCCGCGCGGACTGATCCTCAAGCTCGCCAACTTCGACATCACCGACGAACTCGGGCGCAACTTCGCCTTCACGTCGCAGACCGTCTTCGACCGCACCGCGGGCATTTCAATTGACTACGGCGACGGCGTTGTCGAGTCGTTCCGCGTGGCAACCCACAGCACCTTCGACGCCGACGGCCGCTCCAACGGCATCACCATGGCTTACGCCCTGCAGGACATCCTCAAGCTCAAGTTCGGCAACGTCATCCGCGACGGCGGCAACCTGTTGACCAACACGACCGCGTCGGGCGACGACGTGCAGGTGAAGGCGCCGGGCTCCGCGGCGACCATCGACCAGGTGCTCATCACGGCCGGCCCGAACGGCGTGCTGGATACCGTCCCGGCGGGAGATGACTACGTCGGCGGCACCGGCTACGAAGTGACGCAGGTCCTGCGCGACGTCGACGGCGTTATGACACCGGTCGATATTCTCACGCGCGTCAAGAACACCAAGTCGGGCTTCCTCGATGATCCGCTGACGCCGCCGGGCGGCAGCCTCGTGGACCTGGCCATCGATGAGACGCGCACCTTCTGGGTCGTGTTCTCCAACGGCGCGCTGGAAGAGAACGCGCCGAACTTCAACGATATTGTGCTCCGCGCCAACGACCAGTTCGCCTTCGCCTTTGTGCAGGACAAGGACTCGGACCAGGTCTATGCACAGGAAGAATTCATGTATGGGAGTTCGGATAAGAATCCGAACACCGATGGGTGTCCGGATGATGATGTCTCCACCCCGGCCTACGATGGGACGTGCCCGGGGCCGGGCGTAGGCGGCGGGCTGGTGCCGTTCGACCTGCTCACCGATTACCAGGAAATCAAAGAGGGCTGGCTCGTCACCGTCGAAGGGCAACCCTCACGCAAGGTGTACTCCGATCCCGTCCAGCCCGATTCCGATGGCGACAAGCTCTTTGACCACGAAGAGCGCGACTGCCAACTCGACCCGCGGCAGCGCGACACCGATGAGGACGGCTTGTCTGACTACGAGGAACTCGCGGGGTACAACATCAATGAGCAGAGCGGGTTGCTGGTCTTCAATGTCCCGCTGTACGCCGGACTGGCGATCCTCGATGGCGGCAACGGCATCCCCGAAACCACCGCGGGCGGGGATGACGTGTACATGGGCGGCGCGACGGGATTCACCAAGGGCGACATCGTGATCCTGCCCGGCGCGAACCTCGCGCTGGACTCCACGCCCACCGTCGGCGGCGATGACTTCGTCGCGGCAGCGCACCCGGTTGTCACGGGCTGCATTGTGACGAGCGCGGGGCTCTCCGTGGAGGGGTACGCGACCGACCCGTTGAACCGCGACACCGATGGCGACGGCATCTTCGACGGCGCGGAACGGAAACTCAAGATCAACCCGAACAACCCGGCCGATGGCGCGCAGTACCGCGATGCCGATGGCGACGGGGTGGCCGACTTCTTCGAGGTGAACGGCTTTGAGACGGTGGTGAACGGCTCGACGGTGACCTACACCTCCGATCCCTTCGACCCCGACAGCGACGATGACCGGCTGCCCGACCTTCTCGAGCACCTGCTCGGGTCCAACCCGATGAACGCCGACACCGATGGCGACGGGCTGCCCGACTTCGATGAGTTCGACGGGCCGGATACCTGCGTGACGACGGCGGTGCCGTGCGGGGACTTCGGCGCCGGCTGGGGCGAGTTCATGACCTTGTGCGCCGATGCGGACAACTGCACCTTCACCCTGCAGGTGCTGACCGACTTTGGGTCGCAGCGGTACGGGACCAATCCGAAGGCGGCGGACACCGATGGCGACGGCCTGAACGACAACTTCGAGGTGATCCCGTACACGATCATGGTGGAAGGCGCGCCGGTGATGGTGATGTCGGACGTGTTCTCGCCGAATACCGACACCGACAACTGGAACGACAAGACCGAGTACGACAACGGGACCAATCCGACGCTCAACGACACCGACAGCGACGGGCTGCGGGACGATCTCGAAGGAGCGGTCTGCGCGGGCAGCGAGTGCCGCAGTCCGAATTACGCGGATCAGAAGATCACCATGGGCTACACCCAGATCAGCATCAGCGGCGACTGCGACGAGGACACCGACACCAGCGCGTGCGGTCGATACGGCGAGTTCAGCTATGACCTGCGTGTGAAGGGGCCCGGGTCCACGACCTTCGACGTGTTGCTGGATGTCGCGGCGCACGAAGCGGCGTCGTCAAGCCCGGATTGCAATTGTGATTCCGTGGCGGATGGCTGCTTCGACAATCAGTGCAGCGGTCGCATCTACCGGGTGAACGGCGGCGTGACCCTGAACGTCACCGGCGGCTTCACCCTGTCGTACATCGGGCGGTACGGCGAGGTGGTGGAGTTCGCGGGGCGGATCCGCGAGCTGGAGGGCTGCGATCAGGATGGCGTGTTGCGCTATCGGCCCGACGTGTGCCAGGGCGACTGCGGCTTCATGGGCGGCGTGAGCAACACGACGACGGCGAGCGAGCGGCAGTTCACGGTTCCGGTGACGACGCAGGCCTTGAGCTGGGCGCGGGATGTGAACGATGACTGCGGCACACTGCAGGATGTCGACTGGTCGGTGAGTGCGACGCTGGCGGGAGAGTAG
- the tmk_1 gene encoding Thymidylate kinase, with protein MSHLQFFGEGLPYVEPADYPGVLITIEGTDGVGRTTQIAMLREWLEVQGYGVVETGWTRSRLIGRTITEAKEGRILNRWTYSLIYAADFADRLEKEILPALRSGFVVLSDRYVFTAFARDTVRGTDRQWVRDLFGFAPIPHLVLYLKLDITTLIRRVIVRGPIDHFEAGMDMAMGDDPYDSFKRYQSQLIKEYNQMADEFGFHTLNARIQPERLQDQIRQIVAECFKQRGFGSATLSPGGLLTGEDLLPFDASTEERASSEVHAPRDEQVPRSLI; from the coding sequence ATGAGTCATTTACAGTTTTTCGGTGAAGGCCTGCCCTACGTGGAGCCGGCCGATTACCCCGGCGTGCTCATCACGATCGAGGGCACGGACGGTGTCGGTCGAACGACACAGATCGCCATGCTGCGTGAATGGCTGGAGGTGCAGGGCTACGGCGTCGTCGAGACCGGGTGGACGCGCAGCCGCCTGATCGGCCGGACGATCACCGAGGCGAAGGAAGGCCGCATTCTGAATCGGTGGACGTACTCGCTTATATACGCCGCCGACTTCGCGGATCGACTGGAGAAGGAAATCCTCCCCGCGCTTCGCAGCGGTTTCGTCGTCCTCTCGGACCGCTACGTCTTCACCGCCTTCGCGCGCGACACCGTCCGCGGCACCGATCGCCAGTGGGTGCGCGACCTCTTCGGCTTCGCCCCCATCCCACACCTCGTCCTCTACCTGAAGCTCGATATCACCACCCTCATCCGCCGCGTCATCGTTCGAGGGCCTATCGACCACTTCGAAGCCGGCATGGACATGGCCATGGGCGATGACCCCTACGACAGCTTCAAACGCTACCAGAGCCAGCTCATCAAGGAATACAACCAGATGGCCGACGAGTTCGGTTTCCATACCCTCAACGCTCGCATTCAGCCCGAGCGATTGCAGGACCAGATTCGGCAGATCGTTGCCGAGTGCTTCAAGCAGCGCGGGTTTGGCTCGGCCACCCTCTCACCCGGCGGCCTCCTCACCGGAGAGGACCTGCTTCCGTTCGATGCATCGACCGAGGAACGAGCGTCAAGCGAAGTTCATGCACCTCGCGACGAGCAGGTACCGCGCTCCCTCATTTAG
- the tmk_2 gene encoding Thymidylate kinase, protein MTEAIESMLNPHDYPGRLIIVEGIDGSGKSTQIRLVQRWLQSAGYNVFFTEWNSADLVKKTTKKGKKQHSLTPTTFSLLHATDFAHRMVTNIVPPLKAGMIVLADRYVFTAYARDVVRGCDPHWVRKVYRFAPRPDIALYFKVPIEVSVQRITMARQVLKDFEAGMDLKLHPVPIESFKIFQGRILDEYDRMAHANQFVVIDASKSIAEQQRLVRVEIERRLGHYDKNPRIA, encoded by the coding sequence ATGACCGAAGCGATTGAAAGCATGCTCAATCCCCACGATTACCCCGGGCGACTCATCATCGTCGAGGGCATCGACGGATCGGGAAAGAGCACCCAGATCCGGCTTGTTCAGCGCTGGCTGCAATCGGCTGGGTACAATGTCTTCTTCACCGAGTGGAACTCCGCCGACCTCGTCAAAAAGACCACCAAGAAGGGCAAGAAGCAGCACAGCCTGACGCCGACGACTTTCAGCCTGCTGCATGCGACGGACTTCGCACATCGCATGGTGACCAACATCGTGCCGCCTTTGAAGGCCGGGATGATTGTGCTGGCCGACCGGTACGTGTTCACGGCTTACGCGCGCGACGTGGTGCGCGGCTGCGATCCGCACTGGGTGCGCAAGGTGTATCGGTTCGCCCCAAGGCCGGACATTGCACTGTACTTCAAAGTGCCGATCGAAGTATCGGTGCAGCGCATCACGATGGCGCGGCAGGTGCTGAAAGACTTCGAAGCCGGGATGGACCTCAAACTGCACCCGGTCCCGATCGAAAGCTTCAAGATCTTCCAGGGGCGCATTCTGGACGAGTACGACCGCATGGCACACGCAAACCAGTTTGTGGTGATTGACGCGAGCAAGAGCATCGCGGAGCAGCAGCGTCTGGTACGGGTTGAGATTGAGCGCCGCCTGGGGCATTACGACAAGAATCCGAGGATTGCATGA
- the ppx gene encoding Exopolyphosphatase, producing MNKHTTPWTHPLADTEPAQTDPNLGDASESRLDARRQQVIRKPPPAKFGAIDIGTNSIHLVMVEISPEGDFRILGRDKQMVQLGKGGFVEHVLTPRALSEGLAALARFSKMAALKGIDRVRAVATSAVREAHNGGDFVESVRQTLGMDIRVLSVDEEARLIYLAVRHAVDLGTQDNLIVDIGGGSIELIVGNAVRPELLLSAKLGSLRLAEVFLRSDPPTAGQIKAMRRYIEDQLAPLVKQIGERRFSRCIGTSGTFQMLATVCAHRRGVTEIDPVMQLRLRRSALKDLRGELGTMKREDRLRLPGVDERRSDTLYPATILLLTLMRMLHVSEFEYCDMAMREGIIIDHIAGHRAHLLARAAWPDPRSRSVIQLAERCSYHAPHAEQVARLALMLFDQLRALHELDDAHRELLRYACLLHDIGYHISHNAHHKHSYYLIRNGRLQGFTEQEIEILANVARYHRKGRPRKSHYTWKRLGAGDRPVVRKLAAILRIANALDRTHYSVVESVTCRALPDAVEIVVRTKRDAELEMWTARHKAEMFEREFRRALRLTVAPDPENGEQARLLNEVSGSDGAGNDDASNSGDILS from the coding sequence ATGAACAAACACACAACACCCTGGACCCATCCGCTGGCCGACACCGAGCCGGCGCAGACCGATCCGAACCTTGGGGATGCCTCGGAATCGCGACTGGACGCGCGGCGGCAACAGGTCATTCGCAAACCGCCGCCGGCCAAGTTCGGCGCGATCGACATCGGCACCAACAGCATCCACCTTGTCATGGTCGAGATCTCGCCGGAGGGCGATTTTCGCATCCTCGGGCGCGACAAGCAGATGGTGCAGCTCGGCAAGGGCGGGTTCGTCGAGCACGTCCTGACGCCCCGGGCATTGAGCGAAGGCCTCGCCGCGCTGGCGCGCTTCAGCAAGATGGCCGCGCTCAAGGGGATCGATCGCGTCCGCGCCGTGGCCACCAGCGCCGTGCGCGAGGCGCACAACGGGGGCGATTTCGTCGAGTCGGTTCGGCAGACACTGGGGATGGACATTCGCGTCCTGTCGGTCGATGAAGAAGCGCGGCTGATCTACCTCGCCGTCCGCCATGCCGTCGATCTGGGCACGCAGGACAATCTCATCGTCGATATCGGCGGCGGCAGCATCGAACTGATCGTGGGAAACGCGGTGCGACCGGAGTTGCTCTTGAGCGCCAAACTCGGCTCGCTTCGGCTGGCGGAAGTGTTCCTGCGAAGCGACCCTCCGACGGCCGGGCAGATCAAGGCGATGCGCCGATACATCGAGGATCAATTGGCGCCGCTGGTGAAGCAGATCGGCGAGCGTCGATTCTCGCGATGCATCGGAACCTCGGGCACGTTTCAGATGCTCGCGACCGTGTGCGCCCATCGCCGCGGCGTGACGGAGATTGACCCGGTGATGCAACTGCGGTTGCGCCGTTCGGCGTTGAAGGATCTGCGCGGCGAACTGGGCACGATGAAGCGCGAAGACCGTTTGCGCCTGCCCGGTGTGGACGAGCGCCGCAGCGACACGCTCTACCCGGCGACGATTCTGCTGCTCACGCTGATGCGCATGCTGCACGTCAGCGAGTTTGAGTATTGCGACATGGCCATGCGTGAGGGGATCATCATCGATCACATCGCGGGCCACCGGGCGCACCTGCTGGCCCGCGCGGCCTGGCCCGACCCGCGCTCGCGCAGCGTCATTCAGCTGGCCGAGCGGTGCAGCTATCACGCCCCGCACGCCGAGCAGGTCGCGCGGCTGGCCCTGATGCTCTTCGATCAGTTGCGCGCGCTGCACGAGCTGGACGACGCCCATCGGGAGCTGCTTCGTTACGCCTGCCTCCTGCACGACATCGGCTATCACATCAGCCACAACGCGCACCACAAGCATTCGTATTACCTGATTCGCAACGGCCGGCTCCAGGGTTTCACGGAGCAGGAGATCGAGATCCTGGCGAACGTCGCGCGGTACCATCGCAAGGGCCGTCCGCGCAAAAGCCACTACACCTGGAAGCGGCTGGGCGCCGGCGACCGGCCCGTGGTGCGCAAGCTGGCGGCGATTCTGCGGATCGCGAACGCGCTGGATCGCACGCACTACAGCGTGGTGGAAAGCGTCACCTGCCGCGCGCTGCCGGATGCCGTGGAGATCGTCGTGCGAACGAAGCGCGATGCAGAATTGGAAATGTGGACCGCCCGGCACAAGGCGGAGATGTTCGAGCGCGAGTTTCGCCGCGCGCTGCGGCTGACGGTCGCTCCGGACCCGGAGAACGGCGAGCAAGCTCGCTTGCTAAATGAGGTATCGGGAAGCGACGGAGCAGGGAACGACGACGCATCCAATTCGGGAGACATCCTCTCATGA
- a CDS encoding CHAD domain protein: MGNAALSKTCDPAPATLLAEFAQRQLKRLTRAWSAARQTGAAADVHALRVAARRLNEPLHLMEESLGAKRSRRGRKALRTARRAFSHVRDLDVLADTFREHEASGLIRADQRAGLVPILEAWREAAWRRAQKACTSGGVAQCVSYTEAAIKQFSRSRKRCRTKAVEILDDHFDDRVAALKAGAIGAGADLHPARIAVKKLRYCAELRQQLGVADHAALIAQLTDAQTLLGHWNDQLTAATWLTALASNREMMASMTNLCADLLEIAARVMRVAEADRDRIETTWPRVLASLDRPKSEPLPARMAARLSVESESLRQESPAANN, encoded by the coding sequence ATGGGAAACGCAGCTTTGAGTAAGACATGCGATCCCGCCCCGGCCACCTTGCTGGCGGAATTCGCCCAGCGCCAGTTGAAACGACTGACTCGCGCGTGGTCGGCGGCGCGGCAAACGGGCGCGGCGGCTGACGTGCATGCGCTTCGCGTAGCCGCTCGCCGGTTGAATGAACCGCTCCATCTGATGGAAGAGTCGCTCGGTGCGAAACGCAGTCGCCGCGGACGGAAGGCACTGCGAACCGCGAGACGGGCGTTTAGCCACGTGCGCGATCTGGATGTGCTGGCGGACACGTTTCGCGAACACGAAGCATCAGGGTTGATCCGGGCCGACCAGCGCGCCGGTCTCGTGCCGATACTGGAGGCGTGGCGCGAAGCGGCCTGGCGCCGTGCCCAGAAGGCCTGTACGTCCGGCGGAGTCGCTCAATGTGTCTCGTACACGGAAGCAGCGATCAAGCAATTCTCGCGCTCACGAAAACGCTGCCGCACCAAGGCCGTTGAGATTCTCGATGACCATTTCGACGATCGCGTAGCAGCTCTGAAAGCCGGCGCGATCGGTGCGGGGGCGGATTTGCACCCGGCGCGCATCGCCGTCAAGAAGCTGCGCTATTGCGCGGAGCTGCGGCAGCAGCTGGGCGTTGCCGACCATGCGGCGTTGATCGCGCAGCTCACCGACGCGCAAACGCTCCTGGGGCACTGGAACGACCAGCTCACGGCCGCGACCTGGCTCACGGCGCTGGCTTCCAATCGCGAGATGATGGCATCGATGACTAATCTCTGCGCCGACCTGCTTGAGATTGCCGCGCGGGTCATGCGCGTCGCCGAGGCCGATCGCGACCGGATCGAAACGACCTGGCCGCGCGTGCTGGCATCACTGGATCGGCCGAAGTCTGAACCACTGCCGGCGCGGATGGCGGCGCGGTTGTCGGTGGAGAGCGAGTCCCTGCGTCAGGAGTCACCGGCGGCGAACAACTAA
- the sixA gene encoding Phosphohistidine phosphatase SixA gives MKLILVRHAIAAQRDATQDQDDAARPLTPPGIRRFRRAALGFAQLQIAVDETWTSPLLRAVQTAELLVQAMIRPCGVRVVSELEPGGSFDALLTRLSGATNLASVALVGHEPYLGDFTTYLMTGSRFGAVRFKKGAMAGISLDSFEPPIRGQLQWLLAPKQLRRMARKRP, from the coding sequence ATGAAGCTGATTCTCGTGCGCCACGCGATCGCCGCGCAGCGCGACGCCACGCAGGACCAGGACGACGCGGCACGCCCGCTGACGCCGCCGGGCATCCGGCGGTTTCGCCGCGCCGCGCTGGGTTTCGCGCAGTTGCAGATCGCGGTCGATGAAACGTGGACGAGTCCGCTGCTTCGGGCGGTCCAGACGGCCGAACTGCTGGTTCAGGCGATGATCCGGCCGTGCGGCGTGCGAGTCGTGAGCGAGTTGGAACCGGGAGGAAGCTTTGACGCATTGCTGACGCGACTAAGCGGCGCGACAAATCTAGCGAGCGTTGCGCTGGTGGGCCATGAGCCGTACCTCGGCGATTTCACGACGTACCTGATGACGGGCAGCCGTTTCGGGGCGGTGCGATTCAAAAAGGGCGCGATGGCGGGCATCTCGCTGGATTCGTTTGAACCGCCGATTCGCGGGCAGTTGCAGTGGCTGCTGGCGCCAAAGCAATTGCGGCGGATGGCGCGGAAGCGGCCGTAG
- a CDS encoding Rubrerythrin, which yields MQTNNSQAGSADLPETVPPPTDESPGHGPDKLLAIGAYGETVAAYRYLVLSEKASREDHRRTFADMADEEQGHKQRLQKLLAELYPQADFVLAPEDKELVVTGPRVIDVRDDASIGEAMRMILDTERKTAAFYAEHARHMPTAALRALFKELAEEGAEHHQRLREIARETGLPDS from the coding sequence ATGCAGACGAACAACTCTCAAGCCGGCAGTGCGGACTTGCCCGAGACCGTGCCGCCGCCGACCGACGAATCGCCGGGCCATGGGCCGGACAAGCTGCTCGCGATCGGTGCGTATGGCGAGACCGTCGCCGCGTATCGTTACCTCGTGCTCTCGGAGAAGGCCTCGCGCGAGGACCATCGCCGTACCTTCGCCGACATGGCGGACGAGGAGCAGGGTCACAAACAGCGGCTGCAGAAGCTGCTCGCCGAGTTGTATCCGCAGGCCGACTTTGTGTTGGCGCCCGAGGACAAGGAGCTGGTTGTGACCGGGCCGCGCGTGATCGACGTGCGCGACGATGCCTCCATCGGCGAGGCGATGCGGATGATTCTCGACACCGAGCGAAAGACCGCCGCGTTCTATGCCGAACACGCCCGCCACATGCCGACGGCCGCGCTGCGGGCGCTGTTCAAAGAGCTGGCCGAAGAAGGCGCCGAGCATCATCAGCGGTTGCGCGAAATCGCCCGCGAGACGGGCCTGCCCGATTCCTGA